Proteins encoded in a region of the Vicia villosa cultivar HV-30 ecotype Madison, WI linkage group LG5, Vvil1.0, whole genome shotgun sequence genome:
- the LOC131607451 gene encoding uncharacterized protein LOC131607451, which produces MGRGKFKAKPTGRRNFSSHEDMVAGTSTRPRTFRQKEAENEEDPSKEVSEDESEEESEDENTKAKGVQGVIEIENPNLVKPKNIKARDIDIGKTSELSRREREEIEKQRAHERYMKLQEQGKTEQSRKDLDRLALIRQERAEAAKKREEERLAKEQKKTEARK; this is translated from the exons ATGGGAAGGGGAAAATTCAAGGCCAAACCCACTGGTCGCCGCAACTTTTCTAGCCATGAAGACATGG TTGCTGGCACCTCCACCCGTCCTAGGACTTTTAGACAG AAAGAAGCTGAGAATGAAGAGGATCCATCTAAGGAAGTTTCCGAGGACGAGTCTGAAGAAGAATCTGAAGATGAAAATACT AAGGCAAAGGGTGTTCAAGGGGTTATTGAGATTGAAAATCCTAACTTGGTAAAGCCCAAGAACATTAAAGCTAGAGACATTGAT ATTGGGAAAACCAGTGAGCTTTCAAGGCGTGAAAG AGAGGAGATAGAGAAACAGAGGGCTCATGAGCGCTACATGAAACTTCAAGAGCAAGGAAAAACAGAACAATCCAGGAAAGATCTAG ATCGCTTAGCTCTGATACGTCAAGAAAGAGCTGAAGCTGCTAAAAAGCGAGAAGAAGAGAGATTAG CCAAAGAACAAAAGAAGACCGAAGCTCGCAAGTAA